One part of the Thermithiobacillus tepidarius DSM 3134 genome encodes these proteins:
- a CDS encoding nitroreductase family protein, with the protein MWDFFSTVRHRHSVRHYRNDAPVEAEKLHAVLEMAAAAPSAGDLQAYHIHAVTDSDKRGQLAQAAHQQDFLFQAPVCLVFSADPERSAGQFGERGRTLYAIQDTTIAASYAQLAAVAAGLASAWVGDFDAAQVRRVLDIRAGLEPIAILTLGYPAEIPEPTPRRPLDEVVTRC; encoded by the coding sequence ATGTGGGATTTCTTCAGCACCGTCCGCCACCGCCACTCCGTCCGGCACTACCGTAACGACGCGCCCGTGGAAGCGGAAAAGCTGCACGCCGTGCTGGAAATGGCCGCCGCCGCCCCATCGGCTGGTGATCTGCAAGCCTACCACATCCATGCGGTGACCGACAGCGACAAGCGCGGGCAGCTCGCCCAGGCCGCCCATCAGCAGGACTTCCTCTTCCAGGCGCCGGTGTGCCTGGTCTTCAGCGCCGACCCGGAACGCTCCGCCGGCCAGTTCGGCGAGCGCGGACGCACCCTTTACGCCATCCAGGACACCACCATCGCTGCCTCCTACGCCCAGCTCGCCGCCGTGGCCGCGGGCCTGGCCTCCGCCTGGGTGGGCGACTTCGACGCCGCCCAGGTGCGCCGGGTCCTCGACATCCGCGCCGGGCTCGAGCCCATCGCCATCCTCACCCTGGGCTACCCCGCCGAGATCCCCGAGCCGACCCCGCGCCGGCCGCTGGACGAGGTGGTCACGCGCTGCTAG
- the mtnB gene encoding methylthioribulose 1-phosphate dehydratase: MADERKALIAAACHFYQRGWMVGTAGNLSARSANGGFWITASGRHKGELDELDFIRLDLDGMVLEAPDVAARPSAETSIHQAIYRCFPEAGAIYHVHSVEANVVSHWAADGRLRLPALEMLKGLGRWEAEPAVDLPVFENLPHVPDIARRIEAQLQEAPPAVPALLIHLHGATVWGPSPRAALHHTELLEYIFRFMVTARMAGLGGTQ, encoded by the coding sequence ATGGCTGACGAGCGCAAGGCCCTGATCGCGGCGGCCTGTCATTTTTACCAGCGCGGCTGGATGGTGGGCACGGCCGGCAACCTGTCCGCTCGCAGCGCGAACGGCGGCTTCTGGATCACCGCCAGCGGCCGGCACAAAGGCGAGCTCGATGAGCTGGATTTCATCCGCCTGGATCTGGACGGCATGGTGCTGGAGGCGCCGGACGTGGCGGCCCGGCCGTCTGCCGAGACCAGCATTCACCAGGCCATCTACCGGTGCTTCCCGGAGGCCGGCGCCATCTACCACGTGCATTCCGTGGAGGCCAACGTCGTCTCCCACTGGGCCGCGGACGGCCGGCTGCGGCTGCCGGCACTGGAAATGCTCAAGGGCCTGGGCCGCTGGGAGGCGGAGCCGGCGGTGGATCTGCCCGTCTTCGAGAACCTGCCCCACGTGCCGGACATCGCCCGCCGCATCGAGGCCCAGCTCCAGGAGGCGCCGCCCGCCGTGCCGGCCCTGCTCATCCATCTGCACGGCGCCACGGTCTGGGGGCCGAGCCCGCGGGCGGCCCTGCATCACACGGAACTGCTGGAGTACATTTTCCGCTTCATGGTGACGGCCAGAATGGCCGGATTGGGAGGAACACAATGA
- the ypfJ gene encoding KPN_02809 family neutral zinc metallopeptidase, producing the protein MRWRGRRGSSNIEDRRGMTPMVAGGGIGAVVLAVLALLFGVDPGVVLQTGTGQQTAQAPAQAPQNDEMTQFVSVVLADTEDAWSNIFRQELGRDYQEPTLVLFSGAVQSACGFAQAAVGPFYCPLDHKVYIDLSFYQELKNRFQAPGDFAQAYVIAHEVGHHVQTLLGISEQVQARSRQQGEAGANALSVRQELQADCFAGVWAHQAQRMWQILEPGDVEEALNAASAIGDDRLQQRSQGYVVPESFTHGSSAQRVRWFRRGLESGELGNCDTFGARTL; encoded by the coding sequence ATGCGCTGGCGCGGTCGCAGAGGCAGTTCCAACATCGAGGATCGGCGGGGCATGACCCCCATGGTGGCGGGCGGCGGCATCGGCGCCGTGGTGCTCGCCGTGCTGGCGCTTTTGTTCGGCGTCGATCCCGGCGTCGTCCTGCAGACCGGGACTGGCCAGCAGACCGCCCAGGCTCCCGCGCAGGCCCCGCAAAACGACGAAATGACCCAGTTCGTCTCCGTGGTCCTGGCCGACACCGAGGACGCCTGGAGCAATATCTTCCGCCAGGAACTCGGCCGCGACTACCAGGAACCCACCCTGGTGCTCTTCTCCGGCGCGGTGCAGTCCGCCTGCGGCTTCGCCCAAGCCGCCGTCGGTCCCTTCTACTGCCCGCTGGACCACAAGGTCTACATCGACCTGAGCTTCTATCAGGAACTCAAAAACCGCTTCCAGGCCCCCGGCGATTTCGCCCAGGCCTACGTCATCGCCCACGAGGTCGGCCACCACGTGCAGACCCTGCTGGGCATCTCCGAACAGGTGCAGGCGCGCAGCCGGCAACAGGGCGAAGCCGGCGCCAATGCCCTCTCCGTGCGCCAGGAACTGCAGGCCGACTGCTTCGCCGGCGTCTGGGCCCACCAGGCGCAGCGCATGTGGCAGATCCTGGAGCCCGGCGACGTGGAAGAAGCCCTCAACGCCGCCAGCGCCATCGGCGACGACCGCCTGCAGCAGCGCAGCCAAGGCTACGTCGTCCCCGAAAGCTTCACCCACGGCAGCTCGGCGCAGCGGGTCCGCTGGTTCCGGCGCGGCTTGGAAAGCGGGGAGCTGGGGAATTGTGACACCTTCGGGGCCAGAACGCTTTAA
- a CDS encoding amylo-alpha-1,6-glucosidase, whose protein sequence is MNGGARIPQPILVLHGGGVALACALDGQIQAGELHGLFAGDTRVLSTYRLGVGGQAWRLLGRSRSGHATAQWEFQNPHIRDPGGDLPAGTLLLSLRRRLDGVLHDDYAIRAFGDRAVRVRLTIQMDADFADIFEVKNRSIPPRLNVNRMPAEHGVILDYVRGGFRRGLRLDLHPGAGVPAFVGSLIVFELDLAPGGTWTCCLEAAPILDGVTLALAGDPHAPEPNPVPDPQRLRIRSVPLLARPFERGRADLHALAIPQDDDTPYVATGAPWFLTLFGRDSLVTALMAGVDGAWSAAGALAALGRHQGRRRDDFRDEEPGKLPHELRRDELTRQGRLPYSPYYGTHDAPALYCLALWHAWRWSGERRLLDRHFDHARRALRWCDELGDRDGDGLQEYATRSPQGYRNQGWKDAGDAIVHADGRLAEPPLATVELQGYLFAARLAMAELLDALGEDSEAARQRDAATRLRTQVEERFWMAEAGFYALALDRDKRLVAGIASNAGHLLWCGLPASARAAAVARRLLAPDLFSGWGLRTLSADNSAYNPLLYQRGSVWPHDTALAAAGLWRYGFREEAGILLKAILEAATAFEDDRLPELFCGLDRSHGLPVPYEEANSPQAWAAAAPLLAAQLFLGLVPDAPRRRCHLDPWLPDWLPRLELRGIAVGAGKVDVAVRREGGETVIEALESAQVEIVRGSVAAPLWGTPPA, encoded by the coding sequence ATGAACGGCGGCGCCCGCATTCCGCAGCCCATCCTGGTGCTCCACGGCGGCGGCGTGGCGCTCGCCTGCGCCCTCGATGGCCAAATCCAGGCCGGCGAGCTGCACGGCCTATTCGCCGGCGATACCCGCGTCCTGTCCACCTACCGGCTCGGCGTCGGCGGCCAGGCCTGGCGCCTACTGGGCCGCTCGCGCAGCGGCCACGCCACCGCCCAATGGGAGTTCCAGAATCCGCACATCCGCGACCCCGGCGGCGATCTGCCGGCCGGCACTCTGCTGCTCAGCCTGCGCCGCCGGCTCGATGGCGTGCTGCATGACGACTACGCGATCCGCGCCTTCGGCGATCGCGCCGTGCGGGTGCGCCTCACCATCCAGATGGACGCCGATTTCGCCGACATCTTCGAAGTCAAGAACCGCTCCATCCCGCCGCGCCTGAACGTCAACCGCATGCCCGCCGAGCACGGCGTCATCCTGGACTATGTGCGCGGGGGCTTCCGCCGCGGACTGCGGCTCGACCTCCATCCCGGTGCCGGCGTCCCCGCCTTCGTCGGCAGCCTGATCGTCTTCGAACTCGACTTGGCGCCCGGCGGCACCTGGACCTGCTGCCTGGAGGCCGCGCCGATCCTGGACGGCGTCACGCTCGCCCTGGCCGGCGACCCCCACGCGCCGGAGCCCAATCCGGTGCCGGACCCGCAGCGGCTGCGCATCCGCAGCGTGCCGCTCCTGGCGCGGCCCTTCGAGCGCGGCCGCGCCGATCTGCACGCCCTGGCCATCCCCCAGGACGACGACACGCCCTATGTCGCCACCGGCGCTCCCTGGTTCCTGACCCTTTTCGGGCGGGACTCCCTGGTGACCGCGCTCATGGCCGGCGTGGACGGGGCCTGGTCGGCCGCGGGCGCCCTGGCGGCGCTGGGCCGCCATCAGGGCCGCCGGCGCGACGACTTCCGCGACGAGGAGCCCGGCAAGCTGCCCCACGAGCTGCGCCGCGACGAGCTGACCCGGCAGGGCCGGCTGCCCTACTCCCCCTACTACGGCACCCACGACGCCCCGGCCCTGTACTGCCTCGCCCTGTGGCACGCCTGGCGCTGGAGCGGCGAGCGCCGGCTGCTGGACCGCCATTTCGATCACGCGCGCCGGGCCCTGCGCTGGTGCGACGAGCTGGGCGACCGCGACGGCGACGGGCTGCAGGAGTACGCCACGCGCAGCCCCCAGGGCTACCGCAACCAGGGCTGGAAGGACGCCGGCGACGCCATCGTCCACGCCGACGGGCGCCTGGCCGAGCCGCCGCTCGCCACGGTCGAGCTGCAGGGCTATCTCTTTGCCGCCCGTCTGGCCATGGCCGAGCTCCTGGACGCACTGGGCGAAGACAGCGAGGCGGCGCGCCAGCGGGACGCGGCGACCCGCCTGCGCACCCAGGTGGAGGAACGCTTCTGGATGGCGGAGGCCGGCTTCTACGCCCTCGCCCTGGACCGGGACAAGCGCCTGGTGGCCGGCATCGCCTCCAATGCCGGCCACCTGCTCTGGTGCGGCCTACCCGCGTCCGCGCGCGCCGCCGCCGTGGCCCGGCGCCTGCTCGCCCCCGACCTCTTCAGCGGCTGGGGCCTGCGCACCCTGTCCGCCGACAACTCGGCCTACAACCCCCTGCTCTACCAGCGCGGCTCGGTCTGGCCCCACGACACCGCCCTCGCCGCCGCCGGGCTGTGGCGCTACGGCTTTCGCGAAGAGGCCGGCATCCTGCTCAAAGCCATCCTGGAGGCGGCCACCGCCTTCGAGGACGACCGCCTGCCGGAACTCTTCTGCGGGCTCGACCGCTCCCACGGCCTGCCCGTGCCTTACGAGGAAGCCAACAGTCCCCAGGCCTGGGCCGCCGCGGCACCGCTGCTGGCGGCGCAGCTCTTCCTCGGCCTGGTGCCGGACGCGCCGCGGCGCCGCTGCCATCTGGACCCTTGGCTGCCGGACTGGCTGCCGCGCCTGGAGCTGCGGGGCATTGCCGTCGGCGCCGGCAAAGTGGACGTCGCCGTCCGGCGCGAGGGCGGGGAAACGGTGATCGAAGCGCTCGAAAGCGCGCAGGTGGAAATCGTGAGGGGCAGTGTGGCGGCGCCCCTGTGGGGGACGCCGCCTGCGTGA
- the def gene encoding peptide deformylase codes for MAVLPILTYPDERLKQVSAPVARFDDALAAFVADLTETMYAGPGGVGIAAPQVGRFERIVLVDVRPKLGERCHGFLTLINPELAEWEGMAVGREGCMSVPDFTGNVIRAERIVVQAQDLQGAEHAFEFEGFEARAVQHEMDHLDGLLFLDRLVSRKTDLFRRKRYK; via the coding sequence ATGGCCGTCCTGCCCATCCTGACCTATCCCGACGAGCGGCTGAAGCAGGTCAGCGCGCCCGTGGCGCGCTTCGACGACGCGCTGGCCGCCTTCGTCGCCGATCTCACCGAGACCATGTACGCCGGCCCCGGCGGCGTGGGCATCGCCGCGCCCCAGGTGGGGCGCTTCGAGCGCATCGTGCTGGTGGACGTGCGGCCCAAGCTCGGCGAGCGGTGCCACGGCTTCCTGACCCTGATCAATCCCGAGCTGGCCGAGTGGGAGGGCATGGCCGTGGGCCGCGAGGGCTGCATGTCCGTGCCCGACTTCACCGGCAACGTCATCCGCGCCGAAAGGATCGTGGTGCAGGCCCAGGACCTGCAGGGCGCGGAGCACGCCTTCGAATTCGAAGGCTTCGAGGCGCGCGCCGTGCAGCACGAGATGGATCACCTCGATGGCCTGCTCTTCCTGGACCGGCTGGTCAGCCGCAAGACCGATCTCTTCCGCCGCAAGCGCTACAAGTAA
- a CDS encoding 1,2-dihydroxy-3-keto-5-methylthiopentene dioxygenase, with amino-acid sequence MASLQRQDGTVVTDLQAIQAALAPLGVTLNYWPTGGSARLQALLAQAALNEAEKEELLGHLDHYFQRLKDEQGYQSRDLIVLHEALPGLGEMLGKFDKCHTHADDEVRYIVDGEGIFGFVLPDGQQVELTVAAGDYINVPRDTEHWFRLTPMRRVKAVRYFSSTAGWVPEYTGTPVLF; translated from the coding sequence ATGGCGAGTTTGCAACGGCAGGACGGCACGGTAGTGACCGACTTGCAAGCCATTCAGGCCGCCCTGGCGCCGCTGGGCGTCACGCTGAACTATTGGCCGACCGGGGGCAGCGCGCGCCTGCAGGCGCTCCTGGCCCAGGCGGCGCTGAACGAGGCGGAGAAGGAAGAGCTGCTCGGCCACCTGGACCATTACTTCCAGCGGCTCAAGGACGAGCAGGGCTACCAGAGCCGCGATCTCATCGTGCTGCACGAGGCGCTGCCGGGCCTGGGCGAGATGCTGGGCAAGTTCGACAAGTGCCACACCCACGCCGACGACGAGGTGCGCTACATCGTGGACGGCGAGGGCATCTTCGGCTTCGTGCTGCCCGACGGACAGCAGGTCGAGCTCACCGTGGCGGCGGGCGACTACATCAACGTGCCGCGCGACACGGAGCACTGGTTCCGCCTGACGCCCATGCGTCGGGTCAAGGCCGTGCGCTACTTCAGCAGCACGGCCGGCTGGGTGCCCGAGTACACGGGCACGCCGGTGCTCTTTTGA
- the rluD gene encoding 23S rRNA pseudouridine(1911/1915/1917) synthase RluD: MNVTYHNLAAMEEGGETMRLELPPETEGWRLDQALAHLLPEYTRTQIQGWLKAGLALVDGQPARGSQRVLGMERVHLRIPPPQPGAWGAEEIPLDVYYEDEDILVLNKPAGLVAHPAPGNPEGTLLNAILHHAPACATLPRAGIVHRLDKDTSGLLVVAKSEAARQDLVEQLAAREVTREYQALVVGAMTGGGRIEAPIGRHPVDRKRMAVTGSGKTAVTHYRIAERFPRHTLVRVRLETGRTHQIRVHMAHIHHPLVGDPVYGGRQIVPPGLDGGEQAQWRAFRRQALHAARLAFLHPRTGERVAWEAPLPADFEMMLDLLRRSRERTEKRPD, encoded by the coding sequence ATGAACGTAACTTATCATAATTTGGCGGCAATGGAAGAGGGCGGCGAGACCATGCGGCTGGAGCTGCCGCCGGAAACGGAGGGCTGGCGTCTGGATCAGGCGCTGGCCCATCTGCTGCCGGAGTACACGCGCACCCAGATCCAGGGTTGGCTGAAGGCGGGGCTGGCTCTGGTGGACGGCCAGCCGGCCCGGGGCAGCCAGCGCGTGCTGGGCATGGAGCGGGTGCACCTGCGCATTCCGCCGCCCCAGCCGGGCGCGTGGGGCGCGGAGGAGATCCCCCTGGATGTCTACTACGAGGACGAGGACATCCTGGTGCTCAACAAGCCGGCGGGGCTGGTGGCGCATCCGGCGCCCGGCAACCCGGAAGGCACGTTGCTGAACGCCATCCTGCATCACGCCCCGGCCTGCGCCACCCTGCCGCGCGCCGGCATCGTGCACCGCCTGGACAAGGACACCTCCGGCCTTTTGGTGGTAGCCAAGAGCGAGGCGGCGCGCCAGGACCTGGTCGAGCAGCTGGCGGCGCGGGAGGTGACCCGCGAGTACCAGGCCCTGGTGGTCGGCGCCATGACCGGCGGCGGCCGCATCGAGGCGCCCATCGGCCGCCATCCGGTGGATCGCAAGCGCATGGCGGTGACCGGCAGCGGCAAGACGGCCGTCACCCACTACCGCATCGCCGAGCGCTTTCCCCGCCACACCCTGGTGCGGGTGCGCCTGGAGACCGGGCGCACCCACCAGATCCGCGTGCACATGGCCCACATCCACCATCCGCTGGTGGGCGATCCGGTCTACGGCGGCCGCCAGATCGTGCCGCCGGGACTCGATGGCGGCGAGCAGGCGCAGTGGCGCGCCTTCCGCCGCCAGGCCCTGCACGCCGCGCGGCTGGCCTTCCTGCACCCGCGCACCGGCGAGCGCGTGGCCTGGGAGGCACCATTGCCGGCGGATTTCGAGATGATGCTCGACTTGCTGCGCCGCTCGCGCGAGCGCACGGAGAAGAGGCCCGACTGA
- a CDS encoding RuBisCO large subunit C-terminal-like domain-containing protein translates to MSTTAVEVSYRFPPGVDARRQAQAIAVGQTAGSWDERFRHREAQLRGYLAEVVAVEALPDGAHLARVRFPLANVAGEIGSLLTMIFGKYSLAGPAKVVDLRLPADYGLRPKLGLRGIRERLGVQGRPLVMAIFKPALGLSAQDHAEILREVAFAGLDVIKDDEILPDLPEAPTLERLRACRPVIEEAARATGKELLYAVNLSGRADQLLAQARRLVAEGANALLLNVLPYGYAVLEALAADPQIDVPIFAHPALAGALCGAPDYGLDYGVVLGTLMAHAGADAVLYPAHYGSLPFAAATEAQIRDRLRARGVFPVPSAGIHPGVVPRVLADYGPDVVLNAGAGVMDHPQGPAAGVRAFFEALERAVPGEPFRLEELPAGPLRAAVERWGGF, encoded by the coding sequence ATGAGCACGACGGCCGTCGAGGTCAGCTACCGCTTTCCGCCCGGCGTGGATGCCCGCCGCCAGGCCCAGGCCATCGCCGTGGGCCAGACCGCCGGCTCCTGGGACGAGCGCTTCCGCCACCGCGAGGCGCAGCTGCGCGGCTACCTGGCCGAGGTCGTGGCCGTGGAGGCCCTGCCGGACGGCGCGCACCTGGCCCGCGTGCGCTTTCCGCTGGCCAACGTCGCCGGCGAGATCGGCAGCCTACTCACCATGATCTTCGGCAAGTACTCCCTGGCCGGACCGGCCAAGGTGGTGGACCTGCGCCTGCCCGCCGACTATGGCCTGCGGCCCAAGCTGGGCCTGCGCGGCATCCGCGAGCGGCTGGGCGTGCAGGGCCGGCCGCTGGTGATGGCCATCTTCAAGCCGGCCCTGGGCCTGTCCGCCCAGGATCACGCCGAGATCCTGCGCGAGGTGGCCTTCGCCGGGTTGGACGTGATCAAGGACGACGAGATCCTGCCCGATCTGCCCGAGGCGCCTACCCTGGAGCGCCTGCGCGCCTGCCGGCCCGTGATCGAGGAGGCGGCGCGGGCCACCGGCAAGGAACTGCTCTACGCGGTGAATCTGAGCGGCCGCGCCGACCAGTTGCTGGCCCAGGCGCGCAGGCTGGTGGCGGAGGGCGCCAACGCTCTGCTGCTGAACGTGCTGCCCTACGGCTATGCCGTGCTCGAGGCCCTGGCCGCCGACCCGCAGATCGACGTGCCCATCTTCGCCCACCCGGCCCTGGCCGGAGCCTTGTGCGGCGCGCCCGATTACGGCCTCGATTACGGCGTGGTTCTGGGCACCCTGATGGCCCATGCCGGCGCCGACGCGGTGCTCTATCCGGCCCACTACGGCAGCCTGCCCTTCGCCGCGGCCACCGAGGCGCAGATCCGCGACCGCCTGCGGGCGCGCGGGGTGTTCCCGGTGCCCTCGGCGGGCATCCACCCGGGCGTGGTGCCCAGGGTGCTGGCCGATTACGGCCCGGACGTGGTTCTCAATGCCGGGGCCGGGGTCATGGATCATCCGCAGGGGCCGGCGGCGGGGGTGCGCGCCTTTTTCGAGGCCCTGGAGCGGGCCGTGCCGGGCGAGCCGTTCCGGCTCGAGGAGCTGCCGGCGGGGCCCCTGCGCGCGGCGGTGGAACGCTGGGGCGGCTTTTAG
- a CDS encoding glycine cleavage system protein R — MKSQAILTVIGQDRPGIVAAVSQALYNAGCSIEDAAMMRLGGYFAIMQVLRYPADLGSVETALDPAVKKLDLRVHLDPVATPLSGADTPPNCRITVFGADHPGIVAHVTGALAEIGFNIIDLESHLSGSSERPVYIMVIQGSSPGGVAAAEAALAAVREQEQVEIRVSPVDTLML; from the coding sequence ATGAAAAGCCAAGCCATTTTGACGGTGATCGGCCAGGATCGGCCCGGCATCGTCGCCGCGGTGAGCCAGGCGCTCTACAACGCCGGCTGCTCCATCGAGGACGCGGCCATGATGCGCCTGGGCGGCTATTTCGCCATCATGCAGGTGCTGCGCTACCCCGCCGATCTGGGCTCGGTGGAAACCGCCCTGGACCCGGCGGTCAAGAAGCTGGATCTGCGCGTGCATCTGGACCCGGTGGCGACGCCCCTGAGCGGCGCCGATACGCCGCCCAACTGCCGCATCACCGTCTTCGGCGCCGACCATCCGGGCATCGTCGCCCATGTCACCGGGGCGCTGGCGGAGATCGGCTTCAATATCATCGATCTGGAAAGCCATCTGTCCGGCAGCAGCGAGCGGCCGGTTTACATCATGGTCATCCAAGGCAGCTCGCCGGGCGGCGTGGCGGCGGCGGAGGCGGCCCTGGCGGCCGTGCGCGAGCAGGAGCAGGTGGAGATCCGCGTCAGTCCCGTGGATACCCTGATGCTCTGA
- a CDS encoding outer membrane protein assembly factor BamD translates to MFKHSIPFVIALALGASLAGCAAGSKNKAADSATPVERLYAEAEKPYKSGNYQQAIEKFEELESRYPYGRYAEQAQLNVAYSYYKMGESAAAVAAADRFIKLHPTHSSVDYAYYLRGIAYYQAIEGAVWDPQPARNAYDSLNTVVTRFPDSRYAADARLRMAKALEILGNYELNVAKYYFTRGAFVAAAERSKTVITDYQLTPAREEALALLARSYAAMGLSDLARDTAKILAYNYPNSRFLKELKGIPLS, encoded by the coding sequence ATGTTTAAGCATTCCATACCATTCGTCATCGCGCTGGCCCTGGGCGCCAGTCTCGCGGGCTGCGCCGCCGGCTCGAAGAACAAGGCCGCCGACAGCGCCACGCCGGTGGAAAGATTGTACGCCGAGGCCGAGAAGCCGTACAAAAGCGGCAACTATCAACAGGCCATCGAGAAATTCGAGGAGCTGGAATCCCGCTATCCCTACGGGCGCTACGCGGAACAGGCGCAGTTGAACGTCGCCTACAGCTACTACAAGATGGGCGAATCGGCCGCCGCCGTCGCCGCCGCCGACCGCTTCATCAAGCTCCATCCTACCCATTCCAGCGTCGACTACGCCTACTACCTTCGCGGGATCGCCTATTACCAGGCGATCGAGGGCGCCGTCTGGGACCCGCAGCCGGCACGCAACGCCTACGACTCCCTCAACACCGTGGTGACCCGCTTCCCCGACAGCCGCTATGCCGCCGACGCCCGCCTGCGCATGGCCAAGGCGCTGGAGATCCTGGGCAACTACGAGCTCAACGTCGCCAAGTACTACTTCACGCGCGGCGCCTTCGTGGCCGCCGCCGAGCGCAGCAAGACGGTGATCACCGACTATCAGCTCACCCCGGCGCGCGAGGAAGCCCTGGCGCTCCTGGCCCGCTCCTACGCGGCCATGGGCCTGTCCGACTTGGCGCGGGACACGGCCAAGATCCTCGCCTACAATTATCCGAACAGCCGCTTCCTCAAGGAACTCAAGGGCATTCCGCTGAGCTGA
- a CDS encoding HAD-IB family phosphatase translates to MSDAARSYAVFCDFDGTITRDETFVAVLKHFAPETSARLLPEMYALRLSLREGVRRILESIPCERYPEILDFVRGAPLRVGFPEFLAFLGERQVPFVIISGGLLGIVRTILGPLAGQVAAIYAADVACGGATLQVLSPWEAGDELVSKPLVMARYPGVRPVCIGDSVTDLNMALRCPTVFARDRLAGYLTERGRAFHPFEDFHMVQDKLTELWQAGAGRPTETRHG, encoded by the coding sequence ATGAGCGACGCGGCCCGATCCTACGCTGTCTTTTGCGATTTCGACGGCACCATCACCCGCGACGAGACCTTCGTGGCGGTGCTCAAGCATTTCGCGCCCGAAACGAGCGCCCGGCTGCTGCCGGAGATGTATGCCCTGCGCCTGAGCCTGCGCGAGGGCGTGCGCCGCATCCTGGAATCCATTCCCTGCGAGCGCTACCCGGAGATCCTGGACTTCGTGCGTGGTGCTCCGCTGCGCGTCGGCTTCCCGGAGTTCCTGGCTTTCCTCGGCGAGCGCCAAGTGCCCTTCGTCATCATCAGCGGCGGGCTGCTGGGCATCGTCCGGACCATTCTGGGGCCGCTGGCCGGGCAGGTGGCGGCCATCTACGCGGCGGACGTGGCGTGCGGCGGCGCGACCCTCCAGGTGCTGTCGCCTTGGGAGGCGGGTGACGAGTTGGTGTCCAAGCCGCTCGTCATGGCCCGCTATCCGGGCGTGCGGCCCGTCTGCATCGGCGACTCGGTGACCGACCTCAACATGGCGCTGCGCTGCCCCACCGTCTTCGCCCGCGACCGGCTGGCGGGCTATCTCACCGAGCGCGGCCGCGCGTTTCACCCCTTCGAGGATTTCCATATGGTGCAGGATAAGCTGACCGAATTGTGGCAGGCCGGGGCGGGTCGCCCGACGGAGACGCGCCATGGCTGA
- the pgeF gene encoding peptidoglycan editing factor PgeF, whose product MLHLIQPDWPVPAHVRCCISTRAGGVSEGPYAGLNLATHVGDAPERVARNRALLRTAAGLPAEPRWLEQVHGTAVAEFREPGAAVPRADGAVTGTPGVVLAVMTADCLPVLLADAAGRRVAALHAGWRGLADGMLEAGVAAMERPGSALCAYLGPAIGPAAFEVGGEVRERFLAWRPAAADAFRPSPAGRWLADLYALARLRLQAAGVPAAQIFGGELCTYAQAERFFSYRREGVTGRMASLIWLEAAS is encoded by the coding sequence ATGCTGCACTTGATCCAGCCCGATTGGCCGGTGCCCGCCCACGTGCGCTGCTGCATCAGCACCCGCGCCGGCGGGGTGAGCGAGGGCCCCTACGCCGGCCTGAACCTGGCCACCCACGTGGGCGACGCGCCCGAGCGCGTGGCGCGCAACCGCGCGCTGCTGCGCACGGCGGCGGGACTGCCGGCGGAGCCGCGCTGGCTGGAGCAGGTGCACGGCACGGCGGTGGCGGAGTTCCGCGAGCCCGGCGCGGCGGTGCCGCGGGCCGACGGCGCGGTGACCGGCACGCCGGGGGTGGTGCTCGCCGTGATGACGGCCGACTGCCTGCCGGTGCTGCTGGCCGACGCGGCGGGCCGGCGCGTCGCGGCCCTGCACGCCGGCTGGCGCGGCCTGGCGGACGGCATGCTGGAGGCGGGGGTGGCGGCCATGGAGCGGCCGGGCAGCGCGCTCTGTGCCTACCTGGGCCCGGCCATCGGCCCGGCGGCCTTCGAAGTGGGGGGCGAGGTGCGGGAACGCTTCCTGGCTTGGCGGCCGGCCGCCGCCGATGCCTTCCGGCCCTCGCCGGCGGGCCGCTGGCTGGCCGACCTCTACGCACTGGCGCGCCTGCGCCTGCAAGCGGCGGGGGTGCCGGCCGCGCAGATCTTCGGCGGGGAGCTGTGCACCTACGCGCAGGCGGAGCGTTTCTTCTCCTACCGGCGCGAAGGGGTGACCGGCCGCATGGCCTCCCTGATCTGGCTGGAGGCCGCATCGTGA